The sequence ATCGCGTCAGGCAATCCAGGCATTACAGACTCGACTGCATCAGCAGCAGGTGCCGGTCGACTACTGGCAGGCCGCTGCCATACGCGATACCGCGCCGCAACTCAGCGAACAGCTTCAGGGCGGCTTGTTCTTCCCACGCACCGGGCATTTCATCGATCCCTACCGCGTGGTCTGTGAACTGGTCGAAGCAGCCAAGGCCAGTGGCGTGAGTTTTGTCCAGCAACAGGTTCAGGGCGGCTATGTGCGGGAGCACGGTGTGTCGCTGATCACCGGATCGGGTGGTTTGACTGCAAGTCGCGTGCTGATCGCCTGCGGTGCGCACTCAGCGAAACTCACCGCCGCCCTCACCGGCAAAAAAGTACCGCTGGACACCGAGCGCGGTTACCACCTGATGCTGCCGCACGAACACGACCGACTGCCCTTCCCCGTCACCTCACTGGAGCGCAAATTCATCATGACGCCGATGTCCGAAGGCTTGCGCCTGGCCGGCACCGTCGAGTTCGCCGGTCTGGAGAAGCCACCGAGCATGGAGCGCGCGTGGCAGTTGCATCGGTTGAGTCAGGGTTTGTTTCGCAAGGATCTGAGTGCTGAAGCGGCGACGCCGTGGATGGGTTTTCGACCGTCGTTACCCGATTCATTGCCGGTGATTGATCAAGTTTGTGAAGGCAAGGTGTTGCTTGCGTTTGGGCATCAGCATCTGGGGCTGACACAGGCGGCGGTGACGGCGGAGATGGTGGTGCGGATGGCTTTGCCTGCGACTGCAAAAGATGCCTGCAAGCTGCCACTCAACGAACATTACAGGCTCGATCGTTTCTGAAAGGAAGTCTCTGACCCACAAGCCTGCTTTCCGGCGCTGGCTTGTGGCGGTGCACTGGCAGATCTACAGACGCTACAAAGGCATTAACCAGTGTCGCTCAGTGGTCCATCCCAGAAAAACCCTCGCGCCCTCATCTTTTTGGCGGCTCGAGGTCAGCCGATGCCCGGCAGCGGCAACACGCAACCCAATCATGGCAGGCAGAAACCTTTCGCGGAATTCGCTGGATTGCGCTGCAAAATGCGACTCAACGCTATCGAGCGCAGCACGCAACAGCTCGCCATCCAGCATCGACAAGTAAAACATCATCTGACGCCAGGCATACGCCGTGTTCTTCAACATCACCAGACGTGCATGGTAATGCGTGATGTGCATTTGTTGCCGCTTGCAAATCCACTCGAAGCACGCCCGCGCCAGCGCGCTCAAACGATGATGCAGCAGTGTTTTCAGGTTCAATTCGCCGAACAGGAGCGCGAGGTTTTGCGTCGTCAGAATCTGCTGCTGTTCGATGATCGTACCGTTAACCGCTGGCGACCATGTGCCAAAGGTGGAGTTTGCCCGCTGTGCACACAGCGTCGCTAACGCATCACGGCTGTTGCTTCTGCGCCGAGATCGGCGCTGATCGGGAAGGCCTGCCAGGCCATCCGTATCAATGTCGTAATAACGAGCGTAAAGCGTTCCGGCTACACATCTGGCCGATTGCCTGGCCGCTCTCGTGAACTTGTTGGAGAACGCGCCCATAAAAATGTCAGCCGCCACCTCATCGACGAAAGGAAGATCCAGCTTCGCCGTTTCAGCCAGTGAAACAAACTCCTGCAGTAGCTTGTTCGGAAGAATGGCCTGCGGAAACGCCGAGAGGGTCATTGCAGAGGCCTCGACCAACGCCTGCCTGGCACCCGTGGCGGAAATAGCACTCGCCTCACGCTCACCCTCTAAAGCCGCGACCCACGGCAGCTCGGCAATTTTGACCTGACTTTGCAGCTTAAGCAGCAGCAACGAGCGCCGACGACGGAAAGCACGATACGTCGCCCCCGCCAACGACTGCAGCATCCCGACCCGGTATACGCTGCTACAGATTTGCGCCGTCATTGCTGGCAGAACCTGCGCCACGGTATCGGCGGATGAGATCAAGCCATGATCAATCAACTCGGCAATGGTCCCCTTGCGGCAACGCTCGAGGCGGCGGCGAACCGCAGGCGGAATCATCACACCAAGGTTCAGCCGGTGACGCTTCGCCTCCTCATCGGTGATCGGTTCAAGCAGCGGCGAAAAGTCACTGACGCCGTCCGAACCCGGGTAACTAGCCAAACGTGCCGAGACAGCCCGGGCGATCAAATGATGCCCGGGGGCCGCCACATCTTGGTGCTGCTCTGCTCGTTTAAGGGAATGTGCGGCGGACTCGGGATGCCCGTGTTTGGCCACAAAGTCATCAACAATGCGCCGGATGCGACCGACCTGGCGGCCGGTCAATGATGCTTGATCGCACAAACACTGACCGAGCAACGCAAACAGTTCCGCCGCCCGGGTCTTGAAAGAACCGTTGCTGCGGTGTTCAGCGC comes from Pseudomonas sp. RU47 and encodes:
- a CDS encoding NAD(P)/FAD-dependent oxidoreductase; its protein translation is MANNVSHDIAVVGAGIIGVACALRLARQGLRVVVIDSQQPGHGASFGNAGHLATEQVFPIADASILKRLPAMLMDPMGPLRLDWKYLPRALPWFTRLLLNLRPAPFQNTVAGLRALNESSLQAWQRLLADIQRPDLLKIDGSLLVFERPESRQAIQALQTRLHQQQVPVDYWQAAAIRDTAPQLSEQLQGGLFFPRTGHFIDPYRVVCELVEAAKASGVSFVQQQVQGGYVREHGVSLITGSGGLTASRVLIACGAHSAKLTAALTGKKVPLDTERGYHLMLPHEHDRLPFPVTSLERKFIMTPMSEGLRLAGTVEFAGLEKPPSMERAWQLHRLSQGLFRKDLSAEAATPWMGFRPSLPDSLPVIDQVCEGKVLLAFGHQHLGLTQAAVTAEMVVRMALPATAKDACKLPLNEHYRLDRF